In the genome of Rhodamnia argentea isolate NSW1041297 chromosome 3, ASM2092103v1, whole genome shotgun sequence, one region contains:
- the LOC115727419 gene encoding LOW QUALITY PROTEIN: GATA transcription factor 4-like (The sequence of the model RefSeq protein was modified relative to this genomic sequence to represent the inferred CDS: inserted 2 bases in 1 codon): MMDLHGLSAPVDAFPIDDLLDLSNDDLFSSPSDHLLPPPPDLPSPSSAHRLRADSSSTSSSSSSSSPPSSAVFPPFSTDFAHELCVPSDYAAELEWLSRFVDDSFADIPEDSLYGTPSALSXDAAVSGSRPRSKRSRQPGASRAAPSRIRLPPTDGAGLVEGEGGARRCAHCASEKTPQWRAGPLGPKTLCNACGVRYKSGRLVSEYRPAASLTFVLTQHSNSHRKVMELRRQKEARQAQPQQQQQHHRHQGPGGGGGQAYGHPRDFGVC; encoded by the exons ATGATGGACCTGCACGGGCTCTCCGCGCCGGTCGACGCCTTCCCCATCGATGACCTCCTCGACCTCTCCAACGACGACCTCTTCTCCTCCCCCTCCGACCACCTCCTCCCTCCCCCGCCGGacctcccctccccctcctccgcCCACCGCCTCCGCGCCgactcctcctccacctcctcctcctcctcctcttcttccccgCCTTCCTCGGCCGTCTTCCCTCCCTTCTCCACCGACTTCGCTCACGAGCTCTGCGTCCCC AGCGACTACGCGGCCGAGCTGGAGTGGCTCTCCCGGTTCGTCGACGACTCGTTCGCCGACATCCCGGAGGACTCTTTATACGGGACCCCATCCGCCCTCTC GGACGCTGCGGTCTCCGGGAGCAGGCCGCGGAGCAAGCGCTCGAGGCAGCCCGGGGCTTCCCGGGCGGCTCCGAGCCGGATCCGCTTGCCACCGACCGACGGCGCGGGGCTAGTGGAGGGGGAAGGAGGAGCGAGGCGGTGCGCGCACTGCGCGTCTGAGAAGACGCCGCAGTGGAGGGCGGGGCCGCTGGGGCCGAAGACGCTGTGCAACGCGTGCGGGGTGCGGTACAAGTCGGGGCGGCTGGTGTCGGAGTACAGGCCGGCGGCGAGCCTGACGTTCGTGCTGACTCAGCACTCGAACTCGCACCGGAAGGTGATGGAGCTGCGGCGGCAGAAGGAGGCGCGGCAGGCGCAgccgcagcagcagcagcagcaccacCGCCACCAAGGGCCAGGGGGAGGAGGGGGGCAAGCCTACGGTCACCCCCGCGACTTCGGGGTCTGCTGA